The region cgaccttgcgtgttccactcatgtaccttaaccactacgctacaggccgcccttcagAACTGTGCGCCCCATTATGCAACTCATTGATCTGATCTGGGTGCAGTTGGTGGTGTGGGGAGAAGtggtttaacccttgtgtagccttaacattctgtatattcCCTGTGTCCTAAGGGTGAAAAGCagcttatttgaatttttaaccacaaatctattttgcatgaaagaaacaacctgtcactcatcacaaaccttGTCataaaatttcaagttgaaaaaagatcatttaaggGGTTTTCCTCTGcggttaaacatagtggtgggtcaAGGGTTAACATATAAGCagatatgttttattttccccttgTCTTTGCAGATAGAAACATCttcaaaagaaacaaataaaaaaactggcaACCATGAGCACTTTCACTCCAGAGGACTTTGGCTTCACCTTCCTGAAGGATGGGACTTCTGTCCAGGACTTTATCGATCAGAGGATCAAGGCGTTGTCTGCGTCGGTGAGAGTTTGAGCTGTCATGGAAGGCTGCTGGTCAGGTCTTGGAAATAagctgtatactccccttgtcctaagggtaaaaaatgaccagccttcactaaacccttaAAATAGAGCCGCATAATTGAATTTtaaccacccccccaaaaaaaacaaaaaaaaaacctgtcactcatcaccaACTTTCATTAAATTTCAAGTTGAGAAAAGATCATTtcgggggttttctctgctgttaaacatactGGCAGGTATGACCCTTAACACACAAGTGTTAAGCAGGCAGATCTCTCTCCACCAGAATTTGAGATCCATGGTTTGGCGTCTTGCCTTGCTGCCGCTGCGTTGATGCCTGTCTGTTGTGTTTCGAGCTCGGTGTCCTTGATGTCCCCTTTCGCCGTTCCCTAGGATGCCAAGGATGCCTTCTACGTGGCGGACCTGGGGGAGGTAATGAGGAGGTACCTGTTGTGGGTACGTGAGATACCTCGCGTCACACCCTTCTACGCCGTCAAGTGCAACGAAAGCCGCCCCATTGTCATGATGCTTGCcgctctggggacagggttCGACTGCGCCAGCAAGGTACTAACCCCAAGCCAGAAGAGTGTCAGTGTATGAATGATTGTGTTCTCAGCAATTACCTTGGCTTTATCTGGCTAATtagtaaatatgtaaaaaaatgttagcTACACATATGAAACACTGATTTTTGCTCCAGGTTGCTTATTCAGGACATTGTTTACATCAAAGcccacctcattcaacagcttcagatctcattgagctactTAGTAGgtattagtagaatcaggtgtgccaaattagggttgaagtgaaaacctacaggacggtagatctccaggaacatatttttttcaaatagatcatatatattttattccgAGTTTAGGCAAtgggtgtttttctttttttttcaagatataTTTTTTGACCCCTATATCAGGATACAAATGATATTGTGGGCTGAGTGTGTTCTCATGCTTGCTTATTAGTAGTGTGCTAGTTAATTCATAGAATAGACTCCAGTTCAACATTTGTTGTCCTCATCTGAACCACTTGAGATGCCCTGTGATCCTGTTTTTGCCTTTGCCCCGTTCCGCTTTTAGTATGAGATGCATCTCATAACGTCTCTCGGGGTGGACCCCAGCAGGATCATCTATGCCAACACCATCAAGCAGCGCTCCCACCTCAAATACGCCGCTGCCCATGGGATCCAGAAGATGGTCTTTGACAACGAGGCAGAGCTTATTAAGATTGCCCAATGCTGTGAAAATGCCAAGTGAGTGgtttctatatatttttgctcTTTTCTGCTTGGCACTCCACCAACTATTTAAgtcaaatgaaatgcattaattaaatatattcagGGCACATGAGTACCAACTGGCCTGGAGCCAGTATCAAATGTCCAATTGCGGTAAGGGATTCAGTGTCTGACTGTCTGACGTACACTGCTGCctttgtcattttgtcacacCCAAACGACAATCTCCAGGTTGCAGTTGCAAAATGTAGAATCTAGATTGGACATCAACtgtctaattacttttggtcccctaaaatgggagggACACTGTATAAACATGGATGTggttcctacacggatcacctgatGTGGATggaaacaccctcaaattaaaagtgaCCATCTGCACTTCAACACGATTTtccttgtttcatttcaaatccaatgtggtggagcaacaaaagaacagaagttgTAGCACTTTCAaagtacttacagactgcactgtgtgacGGGCTGATGCTTGGATGGGTAGACTGATGGATGCATATTTAGATGGATGAGTAATAGATATTATAAATACTTGGATAGACAGACATTTGGATGGAAGGATATTTGGGGTGGTGAATAGTAAGATGGATAATAGAAATTTATACAGACatttggatggatggatgcttcaaatgtaaaaacaatactCTGCAGACACATCGAGTTTCCACATTTGTGCATCTGCTTTGGAAAAACTCACCCTTGACCGGGCCCCTCCCACgctttcctcttcctcaggctGGTCCTCCGCATTGCCGTGGATGACAAGTATTccaagttgaaaatgagcaaaaagttTGGGGCGAAGCTGGAGAGATGCCCGGCACTCCTGAAACGTGCGCAGGAGCTGGGCCTGGACGTCATCGGGGTCAGCTTCCACGTGGGCAGCTACTGCATGAAACCTGTGGCTTACACAGAGGCCATCGCAAATGCCAAAGGCATCTTTGACCTGGCGGTGAGCACCTGGCACCATGTGAAAAGCCCTACTCAGTTGGCAGCTACAGTTAGAAATGCCATACAATGTTGTAAAGGTAACTATTTGGACAATAAACCCAAATCAGCGATCTCAAATTCCAGGTCGAGAGGGCTGTTCTTATTTTTTCTTATCTTTCAATCATAAGTTACATTTTGCCCCTAGAAAGAAGATGTGTGGGTCTTATctaacacatgattagaattaACCATTCAAGTACTGAAACACACCAGAAACCAGTAGATGTCGTAACTATCGAGGACTGGACTGGAGATTTGTCATAGCTGGTTGTGACACTGAAGCATCTGTGGCTTGATGAGCTGTggtcttgtgtgtgtggtaggagtCTGTATTGTGTAAAGGATGTAAAGAGTCATTCATGGCTGATTGTTTGCAGGCAAAGATTggctacaaaatgacctccctGGACCTTGGTGGAGGATACCCTGGGTTTGACATTCCCAATGTTCTTAACTTTAAACAGGTAATCATTTTTCCACTCTCTCAGAAAGCACACAGCAGGTGTGCAGGGGAGCCTCAGGTCTCGTCTCATAAGAGGCTGATGTGGATGTGAAGGCTGATGGTGAGCCTGCACTCACCGACGCTGTAGAAATGAATGTGTAGGTTTAGCATGCTCAAGTCAGGCTTTGGAGGCCAGTAGTGCTGCTGGTTTCTATTATTTACAACAacaaaggtaatggttttgaaCTTGAATGCCAGGTGAGTGGAGGATAATCAGTGACTTTGATCAGACAGTCAGTTAACAATCAGTTAGAAGAGAGAACAAGCATTACTGCTGGCCAGACTTAGACAATCTCGACTCGCACAAGAGATACTGAAGAACAGGAGG is a window of Conger conger chromosome 1, fConCon1.1, whole genome shotgun sequence DNA encoding:
- the LOC133129481 gene encoding ornithine decarboxylase 1-like — encoded protein: MSTFTPEDFGFTFLKDGTSVQDFIDQRIKALSASDAKDAFYVADLGEVMRRYLLWVREIPRVTPFYAVKCNESRPIVMMLAALGTGFDCASKYEMHLITSLGVDPSRIIYANTIKQRSHLKYAAAHGIQKMVFDNEAELIKIAQCCENAKLVLRIAVDDKYSKLKMSKKFGAKLERCPALLKRAQELGLDVIGVSFHVGSYCMKPVAYTEAIANAKGIFDLAAKIGYKMTSLDLGGGYPGFDIPNVLNFKQFAVEINLALDKYFPVSTGVQIISEPGRFFQSSAYTLAVNIIGKRVDMEKSADDGKEDGANRKTISYYVNDGIHTSFEFVVFPNAYVLPSTHKRSKPGEHFYPSTICGQTCDGHDQIVEHYSLPEAQEGEWMFFHHMGAYSVSVMTDFNGFPKPETQFVMTRKAWQRFLQIAAAKGDQVLLQQPSPHDEPDAFCPVEPGLARKHNLTGKEGK